A window from Musa acuminata AAA Group cultivar baxijiao unplaced genomic scaffold, Cavendish_Baxijiao_AAA HiC_scaffold_1139, whole genome shotgun sequence encodes these proteins:
- the LOC135671394 gene encoding serine carboxypeptidase-like 27 encodes MRFSSLSLLARSSGSSSSSSRICLLLLVAGLAAVAAASCSPAEQQEQDRVARLPGQPRVDFAQYSGYVTVDARAGRALFYWLVEAPPSAQPAPLVLWLNGGPGCSSIAYGASEELGPFRIDSDGKTLYLNPYAWNTVANVLFLDSPAGVGFSYTNTSSDLHTSGDHRTAVDAYNFLVKWFERFPQYKHREFYIAGESYAGHYVPQLSQLVYRKKVGVENATINFRGFLVGNAVTDDYHDYVGTFEYWWTHGLISDATYRILRVRCDYQASEHPSDACVNALDTADSEMGNIDPYSIYTLPCNDHPRSLKRNLRGHYPWMSRAYDPCTERYSRIYYNRADVQRAMHANVTGIPYGWDTCSDTISENWGDSPKSMLPIYRELIAAGLRIWVFSGDTDAVVPLTATRYSIDALRLRTLEKWYPWYDHGKVGGWSQIYKGLTYVTVTGAGHEVPLHRPRQALMLFEHFLKNKPMPAQP; translated from the exons ATGAGGTTCTCTTCCCTGTCCTTGCTTGCTCGTTCCTCgggctcttcctcttcctcctctcggaTATGCTTGCTGCTGCTGGTGGCGGGCTtagcagcggtagcggcggcttCTTGCTCGCCAGCGGAGCAGCAGGAACAGGACAGGGTGGCCCGCCTCCCCGGCCAGCCCCGCGTTGACTTCGCCCAGTACTCCGGCTACGTCACCGTCGACGCCCGCGCCGGCCGCGCTCTCTTCTACTGGCTCGTGGAGGCGCCGCCTTCCGCTCAGCCCGCGCCCCTCGTCCTCTGGCTCAACGGCGGCCCCGGGTGCTCCTCCATCGCCTACGGCGCATCCGAGGAACTCGGCCCCTTCCGGATCGATTCCGACGGGAAGACCCTCTACCTGAATCCCTACGCTTGGAACACCG TGGCGAACGTGCTGTTCTTGGACTCGCCTGCAGGCGTTGGCTTCTCGTACACTAATACTTCCTCTGATCTCCACACTTCTGGAGACCACAGAACAG ctgTGGATGCATATAATTTCCTGGTGAAATGGTTCGAGAGGTTTCCTCAGTATAAACATCGCGAATTCTACATAGCTGGAGAGAGCTATGCAG GGCATTATGTTCCTCAGCTGTCCCAGCTTGTGTACAGAAAGAAGGTCGGCGTTGAGAATGCGACCATTAATTTCAGGGGATTCCTG GTAGGCAATGCAGTGACCGATGATTACCACGATTATGTTGGAACCTTCGAGTACTGGTGGACTCATGGCCTCATCTCGGATGCCACCTACCGAATTCTGAGGGTCCGCTGCGACTACCAAGCCTCCGAACACCCTTCAGATGCATGCGTAAACGCCCTCGACACCGCAGACTCAGAGATGGGGAACATCGACCCTTACAGCATCTACACGCTTCCTTGCAACGATCATCCCCGATCTCTCAAGCGCAATCTAAGGGGTCATTAT CCTTGGATGTCCAGAGCTTACGATCCCTGCACAGAAAGGTATTCCAGGATTTACTACAACCGTGCCGATGTCCAAAGAGCGATGCATGCCAACGTTACTGGAATACCATATGGTTGGGATACATGCAG CGATACTATTAGTGAGAACTGGGGAGATTCACCCAAGTCCATGCTTCCTATTTACCGTGAACTCATTGCTGCCGGCCTAAGGATATGGGTTTTCAG TGGTGATACAGATGCTGTAGTCCCCTTAACTGCAACAAGATACTCGATTGATGCTCTCAGATTAAGAACCCTCGAGAAGTGGTACCCATGGTATGACCATGGGAAG GTTGGTGGATGGAGTCAAATCTACAAAGGCCTAACCTATGTGACTGTTACGGGAGCCGGACATGAGGTCCCTCTTCATCGTCCCCGACAAGCTCTGATGCTCTTCGAGCATTTCTTGAAGAACAAACCCATGCCGGCGCAGCCATAA
- the LOC103974013 gene encoding uncharacterized protein LOC103974013, whose translation MATLLALSQREDESLSQFMAWFATEIRGFLDAQPSLILQAFLMGLKPSRFFWSLIEKLPTTIFEMLQRANQYVVAEALVAGRHVEGKKPRFHRDHGHDTEDCRDLRNQIEALIRRGHLGCYLKSQEATPRPRGPTERQIDVISGMPVTSGSITTTRKAYARSTMEKHPRPEHEPKITFGAREVERSHHDDALVISIQIANARVKRVMVDTRSSADILYFDIFKRLDLTRGDLTPVASALTGFTGDSISPSGRNRERKQ comes from the exons atggccactctGCTCGCACTATCTCAGCGCGAGGAtgagtcgctctctcagttcATGGCATGGTTTGCCACCGAGATTCGGGGGTTTTTGGATGCTCAACCCTCTCTAATCTTGCAGGCCTTTTTGATGGGTctgaagccttcgaggttcttTTGGTCATTGATCGAGAAGCTACCAACGACCATCTTCGAAATGCTCCAACGCGCCAACCAGTACGTTGTCGCCGAGGCACTAGTGGCGGGGAGGCACGTAGAAGGCAAGAAGCCAAG GTTCCACCGAGACCACGGTCATGACACAGAGGACTGTCGCGACCTCCGGAATCAAATAGAGGCACTAATCCGGAGAGGCCACCTCGGATGCTACCTCAAATCCCAAGAGGCGACTCCACGCCCCAGGGGACCCACCGAGAGACAGATCGACGTCATTTCTGGCATGCCAGTAACTAGCGGCAGCATCACGACAACAAGAAAGGCCTACGCCCGCAGCACGATGGAGAAACATCCTCGGCCTGAGCACGAGCCTAAAATCACTTTTGGGGCAAGAGAGGTCGAGCGCTCCCACCATGATGAcgctttggtgatctccatccaAATCGCCAACGCTCGAGTTAAGAGGGTGATGGTTGACACCAGGAGTTCCGCCGACATTCTCTACTTCGATATCTTTAAGAGGCTCGACTTGACCAGGGGAGATCTCACCCCTGTGGCATCAGCACTTACAGGGTTCACGGGGGATTCCATCTCCCCATCGGGGAGGAACCGAGAGCGAAAACAATAA